A stretch of Schistocerca americana isolate TAMUIC-IGC-003095 chromosome 3, iqSchAmer2.1, whole genome shotgun sequence DNA encodes these proteins:
- the LOC124605479 gene encoding enolase-like isoform X2 yields MPLKSCHARQIFDSRGNPTVEVDLVTDEGLFRAAVPSGASTGVHEALELRDGEKNNYMGKGVKKAVDNINKIIWPELSKQNFEATQQKEIDEFMLKLDGTDKKDKLGANAILGVSLAVCKAGAAKKGVPLYRHIADLAGYPDVLLPVPAFNVINGGSHAGNKLAMQEFMILPTGAKSFTEAMKIGTEVYHNLKSVIKSRFGLDATAVGDEGGFAPNILNNKDALALISEAIEKAGYTGLVEIGMDVAASEFYKDGSYDLDFKNPNSDKSQWLSMEKLAALYTEFIKEYPIVSIEDPFDQDHFEAWTHFTSQVKIQIVGDDLTVTNPKRIALAAEKKACNCLLLKVNQIGTVTESIQAHLLAKSNGWGTMVSHRSGETEDTFIADLVVGLCTGQIKTGAPCRSERLAKYNQLLRIEEELGSAAKYAGKNFRNPV; encoded by the exons ATGCCACTTAAGAGCTGCCATGCACGCCAGATCTTTGACTCCAGAGGAAACCCTACTGTGGAG GTAGACTTGGTAACAGATGAGGGACTTTTCCGTGCTGCTGTCCCGTCAGGAGCTAGCACAGGTGTCCATGAAGCACTGGAACTTAGAGATGGTGAAAAAAATAACTACATGGGCAAGGGAGTGAAAAAAGCTGTTGATAACATCAATAAGATCATATGGCCGGAGCTTTCAAAACAG aattttgaagcaACCCAGCAGAAAGAAATTGATGAATTTATGCTGAAGTTAGATGGAACAGATAAAAAGGATAAATTGGGAGCTAATGCTATCCTGGGTGTTTCACTTGCAGTATGCAAAGCAGGAGCAGCAAAGAAGGGCGTTCCTCTCTACAG GCACATTGCGGACCTTGCAGGCTACCCTGATGTCTTGCTGCCTGTGCCAGCTTTCAATGTCATTAATGGTGGGAGCCATGCTGGCAACAAGTTAGCTATGCAAGAATTTATGATATTACCAACAGGTGCAAAGAGTTTCACAGAGGCCATGAAAATTGGTACTGAAGTGTATCACAACCTGAAGAGTGTCATCAAGAGCCGTTTCGGTCTCGATGCTACAGCTGTAGGAGATGAAGGTGGTTTTGCACCTAATATTCTGAACAATAAGGATGCCCTTGCTCTTATTTCAGAAGCTATTGAGAAAGCAGGCTATACTGGTCTTGTAGAGATTGGGATGGATGTTGCAGCATCAGAATTTTACAA GGATGGCTCTTACGACCTGGATTTCAAGAACCCTAACTCTGATAAAAGCCAGTGGCTGAGCATGGAAAAGCTTGCAGCATTGTATACTGAATTTATCAAGGAATACCCAATTGTATCTATTGAGGATCCATTTGATCAGGATCATTTTGAAGCTTGGACCCATTTTACATCACAAGTCAAGATTCAAATTGTTGGAGATGATCTAACAGTTACTAACCCAAAACGTATTGCCCTGGCTGCAGAAAAGAAAGCTTGCAACTGCTTGTTACTGAAAGTAAACCAAATTGGTACTGTGACAGAAAGTATACAAGCACACCTTTTGGCAAAGTCCAATGGTTGGGGCACAATGGTCTCTCATAGATCTGGAGAGACAGAAGATACATTCATAGCTGACCTTGTTGTAGGTCTCTGCACAGGACAG ATTAAAACAGGTGCTCCATGTCGTTCGGAGCGGTTGGCCAAATACAATCAGTTGCTGCGCATTGAAGAAGAGCTGGGATCTGCTGCAAAGTATGCCGGCAAGAATTTTCGCAATCCTGTCTAA
- the LOC124605479 gene encoding enolase-like isoform X1, which produces MNKCVLRTLVKFSVRCCHRNFSLKMPLKSCHARQIFDSRGNPTVEVDLVTDEGLFRAAVPSGASTGVHEALELRDGEKNNYMGKGVKKAVDNINKIIWPELSKQNFEATQQKEIDEFMLKLDGTDKKDKLGANAILGVSLAVCKAGAAKKGVPLYRHIADLAGYPDVLLPVPAFNVINGGSHAGNKLAMQEFMILPTGAKSFTEAMKIGTEVYHNLKSVIKSRFGLDATAVGDEGGFAPNILNNKDALALISEAIEKAGYTGLVEIGMDVAASEFYKDGSYDLDFKNPNSDKSQWLSMEKLAALYTEFIKEYPIVSIEDPFDQDHFEAWTHFTSQVKIQIVGDDLTVTNPKRIALAAEKKACNCLLLKVNQIGTVTESIQAHLLAKSNGWGTMVSHRSGETEDTFIADLVVGLCTGQIKTGAPCRSERLAKYNQLLRIEEELGSAAKYAGKNFRNPV; this is translated from the exons ATGAACAAATGTGTTCTGAGAACATTAGTGAAATTCTCAGTAAGGTG TTGTCATCGGAATTTTTCTCTCAAAATGCCACTTAAGAGCTGCCATGCACGCCAGATCTTTGACTCCAGAGGAAACCCTACTGTGGAG GTAGACTTGGTAACAGATGAGGGACTTTTCCGTGCTGCTGTCCCGTCAGGAGCTAGCACAGGTGTCCATGAAGCACTGGAACTTAGAGATGGTGAAAAAAATAACTACATGGGCAAGGGAGTGAAAAAAGCTGTTGATAACATCAATAAGATCATATGGCCGGAGCTTTCAAAACAG aattttgaagcaACCCAGCAGAAAGAAATTGATGAATTTATGCTGAAGTTAGATGGAACAGATAAAAAGGATAAATTGGGAGCTAATGCTATCCTGGGTGTTTCACTTGCAGTATGCAAAGCAGGAGCAGCAAAGAAGGGCGTTCCTCTCTACAG GCACATTGCGGACCTTGCAGGCTACCCTGATGTCTTGCTGCCTGTGCCAGCTTTCAATGTCATTAATGGTGGGAGCCATGCTGGCAACAAGTTAGCTATGCAAGAATTTATGATATTACCAACAGGTGCAAAGAGTTTCACAGAGGCCATGAAAATTGGTACTGAAGTGTATCACAACCTGAAGAGTGTCATCAAGAGCCGTTTCGGTCTCGATGCTACAGCTGTAGGAGATGAAGGTGGTTTTGCACCTAATATTCTGAACAATAAGGATGCCCTTGCTCTTATTTCAGAAGCTATTGAGAAAGCAGGCTATACTGGTCTTGTAGAGATTGGGATGGATGTTGCAGCATCAGAATTTTACAA GGATGGCTCTTACGACCTGGATTTCAAGAACCCTAACTCTGATAAAAGCCAGTGGCTGAGCATGGAAAAGCTTGCAGCATTGTATACTGAATTTATCAAGGAATACCCAATTGTATCTATTGAGGATCCATTTGATCAGGATCATTTTGAAGCTTGGACCCATTTTACATCACAAGTCAAGATTCAAATTGTTGGAGATGATCTAACAGTTACTAACCCAAAACGTATTGCCCTGGCTGCAGAAAAGAAAGCTTGCAACTGCTTGTTACTGAAAGTAAACCAAATTGGTACTGTGACAGAAAGTATACAAGCACACCTTTTGGCAAAGTCCAATGGTTGGGGCACAATGGTCTCTCATAGATCTGGAGAGACAGAAGATACATTCATAGCTGACCTTGTTGTAGGTCTCTGCACAGGACAG ATTAAAACAGGTGCTCCATGTCGTTCGGAGCGGTTGGCCAAATACAATCAGTTGCTGCGCATTGAAGAAGAGCTGGGATCTGCTGCAAAGTATGCCGGCAAGAATTTTCGCAATCCTGTCTAA